Genomic window (Kwoniella botswanensis chromosome 1, complete sequence):
CGATGAAGAATCGACTGGCTGCTTCTCTGCAGTTGAGGGTTGaaagggatgagaaggggatgaagagagtgagagtaAAAGAACCGTCCTAATCGAAAGTTACCGTCAATCAGCATTGCGAGTGTTTGCCTCAGTTGCGGAGGTGAGGTTCACCTTATTGGGTAAACCGATCAACATGAACGAATGCCTTGGCCAGATATGTAAGTGATTTTTGTCAATAGCATATCCGCCAGGTTTGGATGGGTCAGCAGGCATGTGAAGCTCGATATAAGCATGGGGTATGAAAGACTGTGAAAAGTCGATCCTATATCGTTGGTCCAGATCAGATTAGCCAAATCCGCGAGCCGCAATTCGGTCGTTCGAAATAGCGTACctatccatcctcatcatcgatgttcTGACTTTCGACCAACTCCCATCACATCCAACGATTAAATCGAATTTTGTCCCacgttcatcttctttcgattttgtctttcccttttcgCTATTCCCTCCTGCGATCCGTCCATCATCATGCTCTTCACCGGTCACAACatcctttttctccttctctgCACCAGAACCAAAAGCAATTCGATTATTCAGGTCCACTTGAGATAGTTTAGTTTGGAATCGGATTTTTATTTGAGCAGGTAGGGATTCTACTAATCGTTGATTAAGTAAGGGTCGACCGATCGAGTTGATACACTGCACGATACAATTACAAGTTGACGAAGTGGGTAAGCTGATGTAACTCCGCAGAGATGGATAAGAGTACAGCTTACCTGTCCATTTATCGGATCGTATGTCTGCGATTCTTGTTTACCATCTACATGATGGATCATACGGCCTTTCATCGGTATAGCTTCGTTCTGAAATTGCTCGGCTATCCTAGCATGTAAGCGTGCAGCTCAATGTTCGATATTTATCACGCAGCTTACCTAACGACGGATCAACACTTCTCAGAGCTTCTAGACCCCTGGAAGAGATGGCCAAATTGATCGATCGTAGATTGCTAGGAGCAGCATCTTTCCCTCTTGGATCTAACATGGAAACCATCTCATGTCAGCCGACTGATATAAGCGTGAGCAGGGggacactcaccatcacgCGATTCCcatacttccacttcccatcctctacGATGTAAGCTCAATGCGGTGAGGGCACCGACAGGTCCTGCACCTATGATCAAAGCTTTTCTGGGTCTTGTCTCTGCCATTTGTGCTTATTCAGGGAGCTCGTGATGGTGTGTATGCAGTCTCGGGTATCACTGTATGAATACTGGATTGACGtggatcatcagcatcctcTTTATTTTGACGATCTttccatcagctcatcatcgGATTCAATCgggaccacctccacttgtTCACTTGATCGTCAACATTTATCTTTCACCCCCATTTAATCATCTCACACACCTCACGAGCCATCACTCTACGCGACCAAattttcaacttcctctctttcttcttttcgctttttcttcttcatagCTCAAGCACAAGAATCGTAATCGCAGTTCACGTACCGACAGACCCCTCCCTCTCCCACGAGGTTATAAGGGTGTTCTATCACACTCAATCGCACTGTGGGTGAAAGTCCCCGGAGCCTCTTCCTCATATTTAGATCATACCTACAgaaccttctttcatccctGTGGAAATTCGTCCTATTAGACTTTCAACCTATTGCCTGATTTTAGATCTCAGAGGGGGATAGACGTGGTTCCGAAAGGGCTCATATCTAAGTACTGTGAGAATAACCCATCTACCCTCCACGATCTTAAATCATATAGGTATATTGGATGGGTCGAAAAGACGGTATGGTTTTCATTTGGGCGGATGGTGGATTTTAGACTATTTAAACGATATTGTTCGATCTACTGCTCAAGAAGTGTACGGTTTCCATTCCGAACTTCCTTTGGGAAAGTGGTGATATCGGGTCTAAAATAATATGGTATGATTGTTTCTATCTCAAGTCACTTACCTATCAGGCGAAGATACGAGCCGTAGGATCtcatagatgatttgagaAAGAGTATGATTatggggaagatgaaattATGCGCTCATAGTTTATAGTTATACGATTGCCTATTCATACCCACTACTTCAATAGAAGTAGTTAAGGGGAATAGGTAACTCGATGGGGCTTACTCTGTGTCTTGAGCTATCACATACATAACCTTTTCTCCCTTCTTTATTCCTATGATCAAGAAATAAAATCGCCCACACATCTGATTTTATTTTTTGTTTTTATTCTACTTCATTTCTACCCAATGATGCTATTGAATTTCTTCATCGCTAGCTTGATTTACCTGACCGCCTGACATCGGTCATCTAAAGGGTATTCCAACGCAGGGAGCGATATCTAAAATTACTGCTGAGGGTTTTCactctttcctttttcacTTGTCGATGGTACAATGTCATGCATACATGTGTCCAAACCTAGAAGATATACTATTCACATTGATTGACAAAATCAAGCCTAGAACCGGACAAAACCTTCTCAGACGCGtttatcttttcttttctaCTTTACGAATCcaaaaaaaagaaaaaaaaaaaaaaatcaatGTACGCCCAGCTTAGAAATGATTGTTCACCATTCGTTGCCCTGGAGTATGTCCGGGCGGACCGATCGAACAGTTTAAATCTCGGATGGTACCCTGTGTGAGAAGTACGATCAGCACACGATCTTCCAGAAAAGGAGGGATTAGATCGACTCGTCATTGGAAGTAGATATTGTAGTGATACTAGAAACTTCGCTCACATCTTCGAGGTGGTAAACCCACCCATGAACCCTCACACCATCCgtacctcttcttttccaGTCCTACACGGATTAGCAATATCAGCATTCGTCTTGATCATAACAACAATGAAGCAACGAGCAAACGTACATTCTTGATAACGTCACACTCGGCTAGATTCTTAACCTGTTGCAAAACATTTTCTTCAACTAACAAATCCAAACTTGGTGGTCGTTTATCGACAAATAACGTTCTTGAGAGGGTAGCAAGGGGTTCGACGTATCGCTGTAGAGGTGTAACTGCTTTGGACGTGGGAAGTAAAGAGACGTTTAAAGCTGTTTGACATCCTACACAATTGGTATGACCCTATAGAAATGATATCACCATCAGCCAAATTGCATTTATGCAGTATACGGTTGTCCAGGAAATGATGGACATAGACAAAAGGGTTTAGGGTAAGTGACTCACAGTGACTACTATATGTTTGACCTTGAAATTCAGTAAGGCAATCAGCATAACTGCGTTTAACGAATCATCTTGAGGGGAGTAAAGGCTATGCAAGTTAATCAAATCAtgtatatcagtatatagatcgatcgatcgatcattgcTTGATGGATGCTGTCCACGGTAACGTAGATGAAACAATCACGATtacgatcactcacttggcgATATTACGGTGAACAAATATATCACCAGGTTGACATCCCATAATGGTGGTTTCGGGTACACGAGCGTCAGAGCCTGTACATTCGTAGCCATATAAACCAATAAGCCAACTAGCCATACTTGATCGAACGACATCGacatggaagaggagagaaggtgggTTAGTGTACTTACATCCTATCCAGAGGATCTCGGGTCTTTGACCTGGATAATGTTTAGGAAAGAACTAACAAAAATTCCACGgacatcaatatcaatcatccaaactCAGTTTCATAATCTGAATCAGAACTCACCCCCGGATCACGTTTACGAACTCCCTCTGCCCATttatcattcctctcaaAAAGTTCTCTCTTCAAATGATCATAGCGGTTGATCAGCTACATAACAGACCGGGAAGAGATGCCTAGTTTTATGCTCACCATTTCTGGGTAAGCTAAACTTGATTGACCTGACATTATGTTAACATGCTCAATTGGATATACTTCGATGACAGGATATGTTGTTATCCTGCTCTTTTCTGTATTGTTTATGATTCTCCAAGTTTGTGAGGTAGACTGAATTGGGGTTGTCCGCGACTTTATGTTGACAGTCTAACCTACCCTCAATATATACTCGGTTCTAGCTAAGAGATACCGATTCGAACTTCCATCAGGATCTGGTCCATTTTCCCAACCACGAAGCTCAAACCACCCAACGCCAAATTCATCTCCAGCGATTAAACAGTACGATCAGCTGGCCTTACGAGAGAAGAGTGAACACTGCGGTGATCTAGATCAAAGGAAGGGCTTGAGGTTTGAAACAATTTTAGTCTCGCGGTATCAGTACCGAAAGGGTGGTTAGGTTGGTtaccatcattgatcagGATCTGACATCCGCGAATTCCGGTACGACCAATACAGGCATCCTGGCTGTAGTCACAGTGACTTatgaccttcttctcgacAGTGCACAgacccatctcatccttcacttcagtgtgtgtgtgtgtgtaaAACGAAGATCCGAGAGCAAACTAATTATGGCTTGATGGTAGTTCACCAAAAGGATGGATCAGATGGTGAAAGGATGCACTTGACATGAAGGACGGCGAATGAACAGGTACCGATTCAATCATGAAGATCTCAAGTCAAGGACGATTTCGATCTGATGCGCACTTTTATGATCTGATGGTCGATGTCGCTGTTACGTGGGGTGGTGACattggttgatgatcaacttCGACTTCACCGACCATTCGCTCCCAGGAACAGGTCCCGGTTGTGTAAGTGGCGGCCATCACCGCTCGGATCTTTCGTACCTGTCAAGTTACCGTTACGTTGACAAGAGACAAGATTTTCAGATCCAAGCTTGACCACCTACTGGGTAATCTAATCTGCCTTCACCTCCTCGTCAATAGCTGTCCACCCGtgcagtacagtacaatcaagatgaatcacCCTCTGCCACCTCGACCGAACTTCATTCCTTCCCTAGGCGGTCCCTCCAAaccatccaccatccttcCCACGCCCAATGCCGCTGCCGCTCCCATCATCAAACCTACAGTACCACGTGTAGATCCAACCAAATgctcttcctgttcttcccCTCAACCTAAATATACTTGTCCAAGATGTTCCAAGCGATCCTGTTCATTGGAATGTTCGAAGAAGCATAAGGCTGTAGATGATTGCTCTGGTGTAAGAGATCCAACAAGTTTCGTGCCGCTTACTGCATACGGTCAAGGAGCTTGGTCAGATGATTATAAATGGctagaagaaggtagaaggaAAGTAACTCAGTGGGGTGAGAATGTAGGCTATCACGAGATGGTAAATGCTACGAAAAAACCCTCGAAGCATACGCATacggagaagaggaaagatggtaagatcgtcaagaagaggaatacGAAAAAAGATTTGTTGAAGAGGGAATTGTTGATGGGTCATAATTGTCATATGGAATATATGCCAATGGGTATGGAGAGGAGGAATCTGAATCAGTCAAGTTGGAATCCAAGGTTAGTAAACTCAACGATCAAATGCTTCGTGTTTCGTCTGTTCCTCATGGATCGAAGTAGATGGCATACTGATTGCGTTATTGGGGATAGGACGAGACAGTTGTATATCACTATTCACCTGACTATCCCTACTTGTATACTCGacccaccatcttcatcacaaACCAAGACCATCGCCCATACAAGAGTACTGTTCTCGTCTCCGTCTCCCGACAGATCACCCCTTCCCACACTCTCATCACTACTCACGCCCCTACCTCCAACTTCGTCCAATATAACATACGTCCTTCCATTCCAATCCACCCCTTCACGGCCCGCACCAGACCATACAAAAGGTCAAAAACTATTTTATCCGCCTCTCGATCCACTGAAGCCTATCGCAGAAGCTTTGGGCGGTACGAGCTGGGTGGAGTTCCCAATTATCGAATTGATGGAGAAGACCAAGTGGGATGAAGGGCTACAGCAAGGTGAATTCGTGGTAGTACCATTGTCTCAACCACCTATAGCACTTAGATCGAAAGATTCTGGCtgggggaagaggaaggtcgAGGATGTAGACATACAGGAAGATAGGGCGGAAAGCTCAAAGAAGGCAAAGATCGATGGGAAAGGGTTGATGGCATTGGGCGATTATGGGtcggatgacgaggatgacgttgatgatgatttggatgaccaagaagaagaagatgatgatgttgcgGATGATAGTACACTTGAAGGTGACCAGGATCACGAGCGGGAAGAGGGAGACGGGGAAGAGCCGTCGATGGAGGTTCTACAAGCTGTTGGTGCTGCTTTGGTTGCTGATCTAGGTGGAGCATGATTTGACATCGTTGTATTTTGTACTAATTCAGCTTGTAGCAATATTATGCATGTCCGCAACGTGATCCTCATGTATCGATGTATCTCTCCCATGCGATGATACACTAATTTATGCTCGTTCACACCGTTCAAGTAATTCATTTATgtctctttccccttctgagccttttctctctctttgactcccttccaccaactccccttcttctccttagCTCTACTTATCCTCTCCGACAAACCCTCATCAAACACCATCTCCGCCCTAGTATTCTCGTTCCTAAACCTATCATCCATAACTTTCAACTCATTCTTGAtaatcccatcccatccaccaggaGATCTCGGATCTTTACTCTTACTCCAATCATCTTGGTTCTCTATCGGAGTAACAGATTTCCAAAATCCAACCTCTAATTTCATATCCGTCAATAAGCCCG
Coding sequences:
- a CDS encoding kynurenine 3-monooxygenase — its product is MAETRPRKALIIGAGPVGALTALSLHRRGWEVEVWESRDDPRGKDAAPSNLRSINLAISSRGLEALRSVDPSLAEQFQNEAIPMKGRMIHHVDGKQESQTYDPINGQCINSIGRPLLNQRLVESLPAQIKIRFQTKLSQVDLNNRIAFGSGAEKEKKDVVTGEEHDDGRIAGGNSEKGKTKSKEDERGTKFDLIVGCDGSWSKVRTSMMRMDRIDFSQSFIPHAYIELHMPADPSKPGGYAIDKNHLHIWPRHSFMLIGLPNKDGSFTLTLFIPFSSLSTLNCREAASRFFIEHFPSAVQIVGEKKLLDDFMNNPRGNLVTINCTPSAWSSHALLLGDASHSMVPFYGQGLNCGLEDVRVLNSVLEKHKISSATSLELGETDKDLELALKAYSVERQADLRAICELALQNYTEMRSHVLSPLHHIRRFLDSFLTRIIPSRSKELHLSLTDPFPTTKVRGWTSLYEMVTFRPDVPYSEALRKERQQKEIMRWTGYVSGLAGLGGVGLVGLKLARKWLDKK